A region of the Rissa tridactyla isolate bRisTri1 chromosome 18, bRisTri1.patW.cur.20221130, whole genome shotgun sequence genome:
GGGTTCAGGGGAGGCCCCGGGAGGCGCGAGGGACACCCCCGGGATGTGCCCCGGTACAGCCGGGGGGGCGGAGGAGACGCGGGGGATCCCAAGGGAAGGCCGGAGGGTGCGCCCCGGGGGTTGCAACCCTGTGTACAtgcagggacccccggggggATGCACCCTGGTGTATGTGGAGGATGCAGGAGACCCCCCAGGGGATGCACTCCTCTGTGtctggggagatggagggggcaCCTGGAGCGATGCACCCCTGTGTACGCAGGGGATGCAGGAGACCCCCCTGGGGGATGCACCCCTCTGtgtctgcagggatggaggggacacccGGAGAGATGCACCCTTGCGTACGCGGGGGATGCAGGAGACCCCTGGCGGGAAGCACCCCTCTCTGcctgggggggatgcaggggactCCCCTGGGGATGCACCCAGAGAGATGCAAGAGGCACCCGGAGCAGGGCATCCCACTGCAGCCGGGGGTGCTCAGGGGAGACCCAGAGGGTTCACTCCGGGGAACTGGGGGGCTCATGAACATTATGGTTGGGGGGAACCTGGGGTCTGAGGGTGCCCAGAGTGGTGCACCCCAGTGCAACTGGGGGACAAGGGCAGCTGGGGGAGTTATGCCATATAAGGGGGGGGGTCCTGGCCACCCTGCCCTGACACATCTGTCCCGCTGCACCAGGGGGAAGCAGGGGCTGAcgccccacagcacccacacgATGCCAAGAGGCCGGGGCTCCTGCCTGGCTCTCACTGCTGACCCCCAAAGTGGGGAACAGAGTAAGAGaaggagctgggagcagggggtgcGGGTCCGCAGGTGGGGGGCTCTGCGTGGGGTGCCGTGCCCGGTGACGCAGGGTGCGTGACTCGCGGTGCCGTGCCCGGTGACGCCGGGTGCGTGACTCGCAGTGCCGTGCCCAGTGACGCAGGCAGCTGCCCATGGCCGGCGCTGCTGTTCCTGGCGTTGCCTCACCTGCGGGCACGGGGCCAGCGCAGGGCTGCGAAACCAACCCGGGAGCCGCCGGCCTAGAAACCTGGAAATGGGGCCGGTTTCACAACTTGACCTCAAAGTTTTGGAGGTTTAACGAACAGAAGGTTTTGAAACGTAAGATCGGACGGAGGGTGGTGTGTCTGCAAGGCCTCTGTCTGTAACGCATGTCCCATGCTTTTCCTTATGGGCAGGTATCAGAAAAGCTGGGAGCtgctccccagagcagggctggggagactTCTGgcctaattctgtattttttccccccaaattctGGCCCAGGCTGTGGTAACGGGCTAGAGTTGCTACATAGATGTAGTTCTCCTATTCCTTCCAGTGGAACTGGTTGACTAAAGGGGTGTTTTAGCTCAATTCTGAACTGAAAAACCacaacagagggaaaaaaccccacccccaaaatcaaacaaaacctcccgatctttgtatttttttacatttttaacaagAGAATCAGAACTAACTCTGGTCAGCCCGCATCATTTGACTCGACGCGGCATCAGATTGCCAGTCCCTTCAGCGCTGTCCCGTTGAAACTCTACAGTCTGTTCCCGAGTGGAATTTTGCACGCCGCAAGAAGAATTTCCCTTTCCCCGCCTCCAGCGATTCGCCAGACTCTGCCCACCGCTGCCACGCGCGCCGCGGTCGTCTCGAGCTGCCTTCCTTGGGGGCCAGGGCTGGTGTTTGCCAGCAGAAGCTTGCCCAAGCCAAAGCAAAGCCCGGGGGCGCGTGCAGCCCCCTCCATGGTTTGGGCACCTCGTGGGACCTATCAGCCTCCTTGTCCCAGTGCGAAGCCACCTGCCAGACCTGAGAGTCACCCGCCTCCCAAGCCTGTGCCTGGCCCTGGGGGTTTGGTACTGATTAACCAGCCGGGTCATTAATTTAACAGGAGATAAAGACTGGTTGCTCGGCATTGCTTTTGGTTGACTCAGTCTCTGCATCCCTGGGTTTGCTGGGGCGAGGGCAGCTGGCAGGAGACGTGGTGTCGGGCTGGTGCTGTTCAGTTGGTGTTGTTCGGCTGGTGTAGTtgggctgggggtgttggtggggtGGTGGCAGGCTGGTGTGGTTGAACTGGTGTAGTTGGACTGGGGTAGTTGGGGTTGTGGGGTGGAGTTGGTGTAGTTGGACTGGTGTAGTTAGGGTTGGTGTAGTTAGGCTGGTGGTGTTGGGCTGGTGTAGTTGGACTGGCGTAGTTGAGGTTGTGGGGTTGGACTGGTGTTGTTGGGGTGGTGTAGTTGGGGTGGTGTTGTTGCGGGGCTGTTGTTGGGGTGGTGTAGTTGGGGTGGTGTTGTTGCGGGGGTGGTGTTGGGGTTGGTGTAGTCGGACTGGTGGTGTTGGGCTGGTGTAGTTGGGCTGGTGTAGTTGGGGTTGTGGGGTTGATTTGGTGTAGTTGGGTTGGTGTAGTTGGACTGGTGTTGTTGGGGTGTTGTTGGGGTGGTGTGGTTTTGGGGCTGTTGTTGGGTTGGTGTAGTTGGGCTGGTGGTGTTGGGGTTGTGGGGTTGATTTGATGTACTTGGGTTGGTGTAGTTGCACTGGTGTTGTTGGGGTGGTGTGGTTTTGGGGGTGTTGTTGGGGTTGGTGTAGGTGGGCTGGTGGTGTTGGGGTGGTGTAGTTGGGGTGGTGTAGTTGGATTGGTGTAGTTGGTCTGGTGTGGTTGGATTGCTGTAGTTGGTCTGGTCTTGTTGGGATGGTGTTATTGAAGGGGTGTTGTTGGGGTTGGTGTAGTTGGTCTGGTGTTGTTGGGATGGTGTTGTTAGGGGAGGTGTTGTTCAGTTGGCGTAGTTGGTCTGGTCTTGTTGGGATGGTGTTGTTGGAGGGGTGTAGTTGGGGTTGGTGTAGTTGGGGTTGGTGTAGTTGGGGTTGGTGTAGTTGGGGTTGGTGTAGTTGGACTGGTGTTGTTGGCGTGGTATTGTTGGAGGGGTGTTGTTGGGGTTGGTGTAGTTGGGTTGGTGTTGTTGGGCTAGTGGTGTTGATTTGGTGTAGTTGCATTCATGTTGTTGCATTTCCCTGTGTTGGACTGGGTGGGCAGTGCTTGTCCAGCTCCGGCCGTGCTCTCCCAGTCACCGGGCAGGGGAGACACAGCAGCCCTTAGGTGCGAGTCGTGCTGGAGGTGAGCTGGATTTAATGAGGAAGTCGATAGTGAAAGTGGAGAGATTAATCTTTCATCTGCAGCGGCTGAAAACCGATGCTTCCTCATTAATCCACTGCTCTCCCGCTGCAGCCACTTCCCTCCGTTGGCTTTTTCCATCCTGCTCTTTGGCCGTTGGCCACCTTCATCCTGACGGGTGTCTTTGAAAGTCTTTGAAAGGGGGTGTATCAGAGTGTTTTCAGCGCTGCCTTAGTGTGGGAGGGTTTTCCTTCCTCTTAACcctcactttttaaagaaaaagactgaattcGAGCGGTGCCCGGGCAGCAGGTCACGTTAGCGCATGGCACAAGGGATCCACGTCCTTTGCAGAGGTGCTTAGAGGGGATGCCCTGTAAGAGTCCTCCTTGAGAATAAACCTCCGGCAGGCTCCAGGGCTGCTGCGGCCTCCCAAAAACCTCATGCTAGAAGCTACCTCATCCACCCGCAGCTTTCCCAGCGGTCAGCCACAGGGTTtggaggctgcacctggagcaaGGGTTTCCCTTCAGCCCCGCTCCATCATGGACACCCCTCCACCCGCCCCCACCCGCCCTGGGCTTGAGGAAAATATGATACCCAGGGCTGTGCCACCCGCAGGTCTTAAGTGATGCTTGGACGTGGGACTGAACCCCCAAATCCAACAACCtcctaaacaacaacaaacctcACGGTTTTCCAGGCCGGTTTCAGTGATTTTGGGGAGTGGtgctttttgtttcagttggCAGTGAGAGGAGAGAGGAGTTGGAGGAACCGTGTGCTTCAAGTTAAGGGTGCACTAAGGTGCTTTGCTAAGTCAGGTCAAATAATGCAGTAATTCTGCATTAaaaaggttttttgttgttgttctctattttttttttttttatttgaagggGAAATACAATAACGCGGGCCCATTTTAAGTGCATTCTTGTGCAAGTGGTGCATTTAATGAGCCTGAAAGGAAGCAATCTCTAATTGAAGgccattttttcctgctttcaagtGGAAAACATGCAGTGATGTCCCTTGAGCAGCTCCTGGAGAGGTGGGATGAGGGTCCCTGTGGGATGCGAGGGCGCCCGTGGGTACCGTCAGCTCAGCACAGCCCCTGGTGGGGTTGGGGTATGGGGCTGGGACGTGGGGAAAGAGGAATAAATCAGGaaggaggtggtttttttctcaaatgatGATGTGcttatgtttaaaaaagaaattcaaagccaCCTCTAGCGATTCGGGGGCATCAAAGTGATCGCACAGGAGCATCCGTGAGCGTCCCTGCTGAGGGAGCCGCGGGTTTGATGTCCTGCTCACACAGCGGCTCAACATCTGGCCTTCTTTTCTGCCACGTCCATTTTTTCCGCTAAATTTAACAATGAGAAATGTATATTTGAGTTGCTACTGAGCGATATTTAATGAATATCGATTGCTGGGCATAATTAGGAAGTACATAGCCATAATAAACACCCAAAACATGTGCAGTAGTGGGAGAGAGCTGAACCCTTCTGCTTGCAAGCGCATCTGGCCGGCTGATGTGTCTCGAGTGCAGGAGAGGAAGAGCTGttcaaagggaagaaatgaagtattgaaagcaaaagaaatcaatGAAGTTTGCTTGTAAAGAGAGGGAAAGTAGTTTGCCGAGGAGCAGAGATGGTCGCAGGATTTCTTGGGAAGAAGCTGGCTCTGCTACAGGAGTTAAAAATGCCCGGTGCTGTAAATTTTGAAATAAGTGGATTTGGGAATGCACTTGagctagagaaaaatatttggaaagcgAAGCTGTAGTGTCTTAAACAAACTCCAAATATTGAATTCCCGTTGGTCTCTAGGCGGTACCTGTAGCTGGGAGCTTGCCAGCACCTGCTTGGGGATTTGTCCTTGCTCCCTGGGCCGGTGCGTGGGAGTGGGACGGGGttgggggggctgtgggcttgTGATGGCTTCAGCgaggcattaaaaagaaaagggaagtaGCCTCAAGTTTCCTTATTTTAGAGGACCTTGGGGTGTATTTTGCTGTTGCGTTGCTTGGGCTGTGTGTCCCAGGAGCCCCGCTGTTCCTGCTCACACTGTGGGGAGTGGGGCAGCGTTgggtatttcattttaatttagtttttgggtcctttgaggTTTTATTTAGCACTTTAGCCCATCTGTTCGTTTACTTGGGGTCAGCGCTGGCTCCTGGTTCGGTGGCCGGGAGGGCTTTGCTTTGCCTTGATGGGACATGTTGATTTTACCTCCCCAACCAACCCCGAAAATTCCCGAGAGTGCAGCATCTTCAATGCAAACCCGAGAGACACCTTAttcccctatttttttccccaaatatttaaCATGGGACCTTCTGCTCGCATGACGTAGTGGATTAGTGACCCAGCAGTGACAGGCCATCCCCAAAAGCTTCTTCCATTCTCTTGCCTGAAAAAGTCCTGTTTATTCTCCGACTTCACCCTGTTTTGAGAAAATAGGGATTTCAGGATGTGGCAGTGAGCCGGGAGATCCCCTGGACTGACGTGGGTGATTAAGAGGCTGAAAATCTTCCCCATCCGGATCAGGGATGCCGGATCAAGGCCCTATCCTTCATTCCTGCCCCATCGTGGGCTGTCAAACCTGTTATGCAAAACCCCTGCAGCCGTTCTTCCCCTAAGGCGAGGGATTGGGGCACTCCCACACCTTGTAGGTATTAAATAGAGGGTTGAATATCCAAATTGTTGGACAAATTGGTGAGAACAGTGTACAACCGAGCAGTAAAaactcaactcaactcaactcaactcaactcaactcagcccagcccagcccagcccagcccagcccagcccagccgctgGGATGCAAGCAGCATCTCCCCAGTGTTCCTCTCATGATGGCTTGCAGGAGCCAGGGAAGTCTAAGAATATAGTTtaataaaaatttccttttttcctccctgcaagcCTTATTCTGCACAACCGTTGTGCAGGAAATCCCCGCCGACGTTTTGCTGGGCAGTAAGGTTGGGTTCCGTTAAGCTGGCTTTTCCCCAGTTCCCAGCTCTGGCACGGCCATGGAGTGAGGAGTGAGGGTGCACCCGGCAGCGCTGCCGATGCTGGATTTGGGAAGCCAGGACCCACCACGGAACTCCCAGGGatgccgtgcctcagtttccccacctgtaaaGCGGCCTTTGGTCAGGGGGAAGGATGGCAGAACAAGCGAATTCCCCCATGATGCTGATGTCAGTGTTTTCCCCATCCTGTATTAGATTGAAAAGGCAGCCTGAAATTCTTTTGCAAACTCTTCTATTTTGTAAAGAAAGGAGTCTCCTGCGGGGTGGTGCTTTGTTTGGACCAGACCCTTTTTGTACGTGCAGTTCCTGGGGACCAAAAAAGAAGATGAGGGCGTCTCCAGGACCCTTGGTGTCATTTTCCAAGTCGGTTGGTTATTGCAGTGAACCTGTTCCCGCAGCTCTTTCGGTTTTCAGCAACTTTTTGGGGGGATTCAGGGCCATTTCCACGAGGTCCCGCGGGCTGCAGGTTGCAATGCTGGCTGGCGAGAAGCTGTAAGCAAAGCCCCTGGCACAGCGGTGTGGATTTCCAGGCAGATCTCCCTAAGGGTTTGACCTGAGCACATGCTTTGGGGCCAATTTCAACCCTTCTGACGCAGGGATGTTCTTGTTGCAGGTGTCCTGTCTCTGCGGCTCCGCGCCATGCCTGCTCTGCGGCTGCTGCCCCTCGACCAAGAACTCCACCATCTCCCGCCTCCTCTtcaccttcttcctcttcctcggCACCCTCGTGTCCATCATTATGATAATCCCCGGTGTGGAGAAGGAGCTGCACAAGGTAAATAACTCCCGGAGGTCGCTAGGCTTGGTCACCAGAGGGAAGAGGTTTAGCTCATGGTGGGTACGTGAGGCTGAAGCCCGAATCAGAAAGTGAATTTTTGGGGCATGGTgttgcttctcttcctttttctctgagCATCGCACTGGGAGAGGGTGTTATTGAGCCTGGTTTTCCACGGAGGGGAAAATGCAGTGGGATAACTTCATGCATTATCTAGTTTTCCCAGATGTCTCCCAGGAAAGTTTCCTACATCCCGTTTTTGGGGTTCAACTGGCCAAGTGACTTGCAAGACATGGAGATGGGCCTTCAGATGCAGGGGACTAATGCTGAGCTAATGCGAAGGCTGGGCTAGGCTTTTTGGGAAATGCTGGTTTCATCCCAGCTTTCCACTGACCTGCAGGGTGGCTTTGGCCGTGTCaccccaccactgtccccaagCAGGCCAGCCTCTTGCTTTACGGGTGGCATTGGAGCAGTCACGGGCTGGCCCACCTTTGGTGGCACCAGGGCTCGTGGTGGGTGCGAGATGCTGGGGTGATGCTCACCCTCCTGTCGCCTTTGCAGCTTCCCGGCTTCTGTGAAGGCAGTGGGTCAGTCCTGGGGGTCCAGACCCACGTCGACTGCAGCAGCTTCCTGGGCCACAAAGCCGTGTACCGCATGGGCTTTGCCATGGCtgccttcttcttcctcttcgcCATGATCATGGTGTGTGTGCGCAGCAGCAAGGACCCGCGAGCTGCCGTGCAGAATGGGTGAGCGTTTGTCCCTGGGGGGATGTTGGTGTGGGGGcagaccccccccttccccactgGGTTCCCCCTTGCAGACCATGCCTCCTCTCTTCTCCTACAGCTTCTGGTTCTTCAAGTTCCTGGTGCTGGTGGGGATCACGGTGGGGGCCTTCTACATCCCCGACGGTGCCTTCACCTCAGGTGAGGACTTGCCCCCGTCATCTTCTGCGTCTCTGGGTTAACCCTCAGCACGGGATTGAACCCGGGGCTGGAGTCGGCATCCTGCCGTGTGCCCCTGCCATTGCCAAGTTCCCGTTATCCCTGCTTCTAACTGGGTTTTCTCTTCCCCTCAAGTCTGGTTTTACTTCGGTGTGGTTGGctccttcctcttcatcctcatccAGCTCGTCCTCCTCATCGACTTCGCCCACTCCTGGAGCCAGCTGTGGCTGCGCAACGCGGGCGAGAGCAACGCCAAGGGCTGGTACGCAGGTCGGTACGGCTGACGCAGAGGGTCTGGGGATGGGGACGCTCATCCTGGGGGTGGGTGACACTGAGCTGGTGGGAACTCAGGGCTCCACTCCAGcctctttcctttttgctttctccccCAGCCCTTTGCGTCGTCACCTTCATCTTCTACGCCGCCTCCATTGCGGCCATAGTGCTGCTCTACGTCTACTACACCAAGCCCGAGGGCTGCACGGAGGGCAAGGTCCTCATCAGCATCAACCTCATCCTCTGCCTCGTCGTCTCTGCCGTGTCCATCCTGCCCAAGGTCCAGGTGAggtggcggggggcagccgggaggcCGGTGGGCATGTCACCGCGGGGTGTAGGACCAGCCCTGAGCACCCGCCGTTGTGTTCGCAGGATGCTCAGCCGCACTCGGGGCTGCTGCAGGCGTCTCTCATCACCCTCTACACCATCTACGTCACCTGGTCCGCCCTGGCCAACGTACCCAGTAAGCAGGATGCGGcctcgggttcgggttcggggtGCACGGGACAGGACCACACACTGGGGTGGGTGCTGTGCCCCCCTTGGGTCTCTGGGGGAATGTGCTGAACcccctgcgtgtccccccccagcccagacCTGTAACCCCACGCTGCTGGTGAGGAACAGCACTGGCTCGGCGATGGCCAGCCAGCCGCTGACAACCTGGTGGGACGCCCCGAGCATCGTGGGACTGATAATCTTCATCCTCTGCACCCTCTTCATCAGGTGAGGACGTGGCTCATGTCCCTGGGGTCCGCACCGTCCCTCTGCCTGCCCGGAGCAGGGGGATGTCAGGTGGAAAAGCCACACTGGAGGGAAGGTCACAGCTTGCTCCAGGGTTTTTGTCACTAAGTGCCTCTTGCAAAGCCAtcccggtccccagggacagggcaggctGCCCTGCGTGTTTGTGGTCACAACTTTTAGGGTTTCTGCACAAGCTGCGTCCCCCAAATGCCCTGCTTGTCCCAGGGATGGCTCTGCAGGGCACCCTGCTCtgagagaagaacctcatgaaattcaagaagggcaagtgtagggtgctgcacgtggggaggaataaccccctgcaccaggacaggttgggggtgacctgctggagagcagcgctgtggaaagagacctgggagtcctggtggacaacagggtgaccatgagccagcaatgggcccttgagGCCacgaaggccaatggcatcctggggtgcatcaagaagggtgtggccagcaggtggagggaggtcatcctccccctctgctctgccctggggaggccacagctggagtgctgggtccagttctgggctc
Encoded here:
- the SERINC2 gene encoding serine incorporator 2, producing MGACLGVCSLLSCVSCLCGSAPCLLCGCCPSTKNSTISRLLFTFFLFLGTLVSIIMIIPGVEKELHKLPGFCEGSGSVLGVQTHVDCSSFLGHKAVYRMGFAMAAFFFLFAMIMVCVRSSKDPRAAVQNGFWFFKFLVLVGITVGAFYIPDGAFTSVWFYFGVVGSFLFILIQLVLLIDFAHSWSQLWLRNAGESNAKGWYAALCVVTFIFYAASIAAIVLLYVYYTKPEGCTEGKVLISINLILCLVVSAVSILPKVQDAQPHSGLLQASLITLYTIYVTWSALANVPTQTCNPTLLVRNSTGSAMASQPLTTWWDAPSIVGLIIFILCTLFISVRSSDHPQVNKLMLTEESGTGAGSEAGAGESGLHRAYDNEQDGVAYNYTFFHLCLLLAALYIMMTLTNWYRPDESLQVLTSPWTAVWVKICSSWAGLLLYLWTLVAPLVLPDRDFS